DNA from Pelagibacterium nitratireducens:
CCAGAACGACCGTCTTGCCCAGTTCGTGACAGGCGCGCTGCATGAGTTTCATCATGCCCATAGCGTGCTTCATGTCGAGATTGTTGAGCGGTTCGTCGAGCAGGACATAATCTGTATCCTGACAGAGCACCATGGCGACAAAGGCCCGTTGGCGCTGCCCGCCCGAGAGTTCGTCGAGAAACCTGTCCCGCAGATCCTCGAGATTGAGATAGGCGATGGACTGGTCGATGTGGCCCTTGTCCTCGATGGTCAGCCGCCCCTTGGAATAGGGATAGCGTCCGAAGGCCACCAGATCTGCCACCGTCAGGCGTGCCGTCATGTGGTTGTCCTGGCGCAGGATCGACATGCGCCGGGCCAGAACGTCGCTGGGCGTATCGGACACATCGAGACCATCGACGGTCACCGAGCCCGCATCCATGCCCAGAAGTCGCGAAATGATGGAAAGCATGGTGGATTTGCCCGCGCCGTTCGGCCCGATGATCGAGGTGATGCCACGGGAGGGCAGTTCGATCGACACGTCGTCGACCACGGCGGTTTCGCCGTAATATTTCTTGATGCCGGACGTGATGATCATCGCGCCGCTCCCCGTAGAATGAGAATGATGAAGACGAGGCCGCCGGCAAATTCGATGATCACCGATATTGCGGTGGTGAAATTGAAGACACGCTCGAGAATCAACTGCCCGCCCAGCAAACAGATGACGCCGAGCATGATGGTCGCCGGCAGCACGTAGCGATGCTTGGAGGTTCCCATCATCAGGTAACCGAGATTGGCCACCAGCAGCCCGAAGAACGTCACGGGCCCAACCAGCGCCGTGGACACCGAAACAAGCAGCGTCACCAGCAGAAGAATGATCAGGACCGTCCGCTTGTAGGGGACGCCCAGATTTATCGCCGTTTCCCTGCCGAGCGAGAGGACGTCGAATGTATGCCCTATCCGCCAGGCGACCACGGTCGCCAACCCGATTATCACCATGGAAACCGTAAGCAGATCGGTGTTGAGCGAATTGAAACTGGCAAACAGGCTGTCCTGGATGCGGGCGAATTCATTGGGGTCGATGATCCGCACCATGAAATTGGACATGGAGCGAAACAGCGTGCCGATGACAATCCCCACCAGTACCATCAGATGCAGGCTGCGGTGGCGACCGGAAAACATCCACAGACACAGCAGCCCCGAGAACACGAGCATGGCGCCCAGTTCGATGGAGAACTTGATGTAGGGGTGAACCGTCGCCGCGGCGAGCCCGCCGAACAGAAAGACCGTTGCGGTCTGGATGAGCACGTAAAGGGAATCGAATCCCATGATCGATGGGGTGAGGATGCGGTTCTGCATCACGGTCTGGAACATGACCGTGGAAAGCCCGATCGCGTAGGCGACCAGCACCATTGTGAGTACCTTGGTGCCCCTGAAACTGAGAACGAACCCCCAGCTTCCACGCGCCCCGACGGTCATGAACAACACGATGGTGATCACCGTCAGGACTGCGAGACCGGCAAGAATGTATTCGGGCGCTATGCGGCGGCGCGCCATCATGATGACATCAGCCAAGGCGGGCCTCCCGGCGCAACAGAAGATACAGGAACAGCACGGCCCCGACGATGCCGACGACGACACCGACCGGTATCTCATAGGGGTAGCGCACGAGACGCCCCACGATGTCGCAGGCCAGAACGAAACCCGCGCCGAACAGCGCAATCCATGGAACCGAGCGTCGCAGATTGTCACCCATCATCATCGAGACCAGATTGGGCACGATCAGCCCCAAAAAGGGGATGGCCCCGACCGTCACCACCACCGTTGCACTGATGAGCGAAATGATGACGAGCCCCAGGGTCATGACGTTGCGATGGTTGAGGCCGAGATTGGTCGTAAAGTCCTCCCCCATCCCTGCCACCGTAAACCGGTCTGCCGCGAGCCAGGCGATAAGCGTCAGGGCGGCGGCAATCCACAGCAGCTCATAGCGTCCGCTCAGAACAGTCGAGAAATCTCCCGACTGCCAGTTGCCGAGCGATTGCAGCAGCTCGAAGCGATAGGCGAAAAAGGTGGTGATCGAGGAGATGATGCCGCCGAGCATGATGCCGACAAGCGGAACCAGCAGCACCGAGCGCAGCGGAATTTCGCGCAGGATACGCAGGAACAGCGCCGTCCCGGCCAGCGCGAACACCGAGGCGATGAGCATCTTGCCGATCAGCGGAATGTTGGGAAAAAACAGCAGGACGACCAGCATGCCCAATCCGGCCGACTCTGTGGTGCCGGCGGTCGAGGGCTCGACAAACCGGTTTCGCGCCAGCATCTGCATGATCATGCCGGCAATGGCCAGCCCCATTCCAGAAAGGATGAGGGCCAGCGTGCGCGGAATGCGGCTGACGAGAAGGATCATCAGCGCCCGGCCATCCTCGCTTCCCGACATCAGGGTGGCGAGCGAGACGTTCGAGACACCGATGAACAGGCTGACGACGGCGAGGGCCAGAACGAAGGCTGCAGCGAGGAATAGGCGTGTCACCGGCGGTGTGGTCTCCGATATCGTGCGGCGCACACCCCAGGCGAAGGGGTGTGCGCCGATCAGTTCAGCGGGTTTTTGCTGTTATTGGACGTCGGCGCCGATGGCTTCGCCGACTTCGACGACCATCTGATTGAGCGTATAGAGACCGCCATTGACGATGTAGAAGTTCACCGGATTGACATAGACCACCCGGTCGTTCTGCCAGGCCTTCATCTGATGGACCAGATCGTTGTCGAGCACCTGCTGGGCCGGCTGGCCCCCATCGGCGGCACCGACAGCGGCGTCACGGTCGAGCACGAACAGCCAGTCGGGATCGGTTTCGAGCAGGAATTCGAAGGAGACAGCCTCACCATGGGTGGCTTCTTCGACGTCCTCGATGACCGGCACGACGCCAAGATCGTCATGGATCCAGCCAAAGCGCGATCCCGGTCCGAACGCGGAAATGCGGCCGCCGCTGACGCTGATGAACAGCGCATTGCCGACGGTGGGCGCGGTTTCCTGCACGGCCGCCATATTGGCATCGACCTGGGCGATCAGTTCGGCCACTTCGGCCTGTTTGCCAAAGATTTCCCCGAGCGTTTCGGAGCGCTGCTTGATTGTGGCCGGGAAATCGGTCCAGTCGACCGACAGGTCCAGGGTGGGCGCGATTTCGGAAAGCTGGGGATAGACCGCCGAGGAGCGGCCGGCGACAAAGATCGCGTCGGGCTGTTCGGCATTGACGAGTTCGTAATCAGGCTCGAACAGCGAGCCGATCTTGAGCGCGTCGCGATACTGGCTCAGATGGTCGGGAAAGCTGGCATCGGGTACGCCGTCGACTTCAACGCCGATGGCGGCAAGTGTGTCGATGGTCCCAAGATCATAGGCAAAGATTTTTTCGGGAATGCCCGGCAGTACCGTTTCGCCCTGGGCGTGTTGCGCCGTGATTTCCTGCGCGGACGCTCCAGCGGTGAGGGCGAGCGAAGCCGCAAGGGCAAGGGCCGCGGTGGCGGTCCGGAAATGGTTTGAAGAATGCACGATCACAATCCAATCGTTGGCTAAGGGTCGGATGTGCAGCCAATGCTGACTGCAAACATCAGGTTATTAGCCAGCATGCCGACCCGCGTCAACATAGTTGATCGCTATAATCAGGTTTTGATTTTTCGGAACGTTAAGTGCGCGCCTTGTCGAGCAGAACGCGGCATTGCTCAAGAGATTCAAGCGCCGAGGCAAGGGTTTCGCGCTGCGTGTCGGATAACCCTGTCGCCTTGGGGCCTCGCTGTTCTCCGTTGTCGACCGGTGCCGCCAGGGTATGGCCGGCCTCGATTTCCACGAACTCGACGGCGTCGGCGGTTTCGGCCGGCTCCACATGAGGCTGGGGTGCGATGGGACGGATGGACCCTGTCTCGCCGATGGCCACGACATGTCTGGCGCCCTGCTCCTTGAGGATGCGCTGGACGCCCTTGATCGTGAAACCCTGGTCGTAGAGAAGGTGGCGGATACCCTTGAGCAGCTGAACGTCATCAGGGCGATAATAGCGCCGCCCACCGCCACGCTTGAGTGGCTTGATCTGCGTGAACCGCGTTTCCCAGAAACGCAGCACATGCTGAGGTAGGTCGAGTTCGTCTGCCGCTTCGGATATCGTCCGGAAGGCGTCTGGCGATTTGTCCAACGCAAGTGCCCCGGTAAAAGTTGTTATTTTCCAGATCGAACCATAGATTTGTTGATCTTGGATTTCAAGACATTGGATGGTTTGAACACAAGAACCTGCCGGGGCAGGATCGGAACCTCCTCGCCAGTCTTGGGATTCCGGCCAATTCGCTCGTTTTTCGAGCGGACCTGAAACGATCCAAAGGACGACAATTTCACATTATCGCCCGATGCCAGAGCGTCGCTGACGATCTGAAGGACGCGCTCTACAAGTTCCGCCGATTCGGTGCGCGACAAGCCGACGGACTGATAGACTGACTCGGCCAGATCGGCGCGAGTCACGGTTTTTCCCGACATGGTGTTCCCCTCAATCTCATTGAGACCCGCAACAGCCCCCAAGATTTCAACCACTTAACGCCCAAATTGGATCGGGGTCAACGCCTACCACACAATGAGCGCGGCGCCCCAGGTGAACCCGCCGCCCATCGCTTCGATCATCACCAGATCGCCTTTCTTGATTCGTCCGTCCTCGCTGGCCACCCACAGAGCCAGTGGCACGGAGGCAGCCGA
Protein-coding regions in this window:
- a CDS encoding ABC transporter ATP-binding protein — protein: MIITSGIKKYYGETAVVDDVSIELPSRGITSIIGPNGAGKSTMLSIISRLLGMDAGSVTVDGLDVSDTPSDVLARRMSILRQDNHMTARLTVADLVAFGRYPYSKGRLTIEDKGHIDQSIAYLNLEDLRDRFLDELSGGQRQRAFVAMVLCQDTDYVLLDEPLNNLDMKHAMGMMKLMQRACHELGKTVVLVLHDINFASWYSDYIIAMKNGRVIRHGGRDDIITPEALKDIYDMDINVHEIGGHRVSLFYD
- a CDS encoding iron chelate uptake ABC transporter family permease subunit, with the translated sequence MARRRIAPEYILAGLAVLTVITIVLFMTVGARGSWGFVLSFRGTKVLTMVLVAYAIGLSTVMFQTVMQNRILTPSIMGFDSLYVLIQTATVFLFGGLAAATVHPYIKFSIELGAMLVFSGLLCLWMFSGRHRSLHLMVLVGIVIGTLFRSMSNFMVRIIDPNEFARIQDSLFASFNSLNTDLLTVSMVIIGLATVVAWRIGHTFDVLSLGRETAINLGVPYKRTVLIILLLVTLLVSVSTALVGPVTFFGLLVANLGYLMMGTSKHRYVLPATIMLGVICLLGGQLILERVFNFTTAISVIIEFAGGLVFIILILRGAAR
- a CDS encoding ABC transporter permease, whose product is MTRLFLAAAFVLALAVVSLFIGVSNVSLATLMSGSEDGRALMILLVSRIPRTLALILSGMGLAIAGMIMQMLARNRFVEPSTAGTTESAGLGMLVVLLFFPNIPLIGKMLIASVFALAGTALFLRILREIPLRSVLLVPLVGIMLGGIISSITTFFAYRFELLQSLGNWQSGDFSTVLSGRYELLWIAAALTLIAWLAADRFTVAGMGEDFTTNLGLNHRNVMTLGLVIISLISATVVVTVGAIPFLGLIVPNLVSMMMGDNLRRSVPWIALFGAGFVLACDIVGRLVRYPYEIPVGVVVGIVGAVLFLYLLLRREARLG
- a CDS encoding siderophore ABC transporter substrate-binding protein, which gives rise to MIVHSSNHFRTATAALALAASLALTAGASAQEITAQHAQGETVLPGIPEKIFAYDLGTIDTLAAIGVEVDGVPDASFPDHLSQYRDALKIGSLFEPDYELVNAEQPDAIFVAGRSSAVYPQLSEIAPTLDLSVDWTDFPATIKQRSETLGEIFGKQAEVAELIAQVDANMAAVQETAPTVGNALFISVSGGRISAFGPGSRFGWIHDDLGVVPVIEDVEEATHGEAVSFEFLLETDPDWLFVLDRDAAVGAADGGQPAQQVLDNDLVHQMKAWQNDRVVYVNPVNFYIVNGGLYTLNQMVVEVGEAIGADVQ
- a CDS encoding MerR family transcriptional regulator, yielding MDKSPDAFRTISEAADELDLPQHVLRFWETRFTQIKPLKRGGGRRYYRPDDVQLLKGIRHLLYDQGFTIKGVQRILKEQGARHVVAIGETGSIRPIAPQPHVEPAETADAVEFVEIEAGHTLAAPVDNGEQRGPKATGLSDTQRETLASALESLEQCRVLLDKART
- a CDS encoding integration host factor subunit alpha, with the translated sequence MSGKTVTRADLAESVYQSVGLSRTESAELVERVLQIVSDALASGDNVKLSSFGSFQVRSKNERIGRNPKTGEEVPILPRQVLVFKPSNVLKSKINKSMVRSGK